In a single window of the Streptomyces sp. NBC_00094 genome:
- a CDS encoding fibronectin type III domain-containing protein: MTAAPVLLLLVLSACSGAAEPPPKDTRAPTVPTGVTATAGSATTVHVMWSAATDDRAVTGYAVYREGRKVKDLPATTLMTDVVGLTPATRHTFTVRARDAAGNASPPSPAVTATTLPANAEDRTPPTAPGALRATADGSRAATLRWTPARDDTRVTAYDVYQADTRVHTAPGTATTARVTGLRPGTAYAFTVRARDAAENSSPDSPRVELTTASAPGAPPNTAPGDLTTTAGKGEITLTWTPPDTGAPVTHHELHLNGRFTTTIVWGTTPPPGRATYTFPVQDPPGTRYTVTLRAQLPDGTWGDFSAPRVVVVR; this comes from the coding sequence TTGACCGCAGCCCCAGTGCTCCTCCTGCTCGTCCTCTCCGCCTGCTCGGGCGCCGCCGAACCGCCCCCGAAGGACACCCGCGCCCCGACCGTCCCCACCGGCGTCACCGCCACCGCGGGCAGCGCCACCACCGTCCACGTCATGTGGAGCGCGGCAACCGACGACCGAGCCGTCACCGGCTACGCGGTCTACCGCGAGGGCCGCAAGGTCAAGGACCTCCCCGCCACCACCCTGATGACCGACGTCGTCGGACTCACGCCCGCCACCCGCCACACCTTCACCGTCCGCGCCCGCGACGCCGCCGGAAACGCGTCGCCCCCGAGCCCCGCCGTCACCGCGACCACCCTGCCCGCGAACGCCGAGGACCGCACGCCCCCCACCGCCCCGGGCGCGCTGCGCGCCACCGCCGACGGCAGTCGCGCCGCCACCCTCCGCTGGACCCCCGCCCGCGACGACACCCGCGTCACCGCGTACGACGTCTACCAGGCCGACACCCGCGTCCACACCGCCCCCGGCACCGCCACCACGGCCCGCGTCACCGGCCTGCGCCCCGGCACCGCCTACGCGTTCACGGTCCGCGCCCGCGACGCCGCGGAGAACTCCTCCCCGGACAGCCCCCGCGTCGAACTCACCACCGCATCCGCCCCCGGCGCACCCCCGAACACCGCACCCGGAGACCTCACCACGACGGCCGGCAAGGGCGAGATCACCCTCACCTGGACCCCGCCGGACACGGGAGCCCCGGTCACCCACCACGAACTCCACCTGAACGGCCGTTTCACCACCACCATCGTCTGGGGCACCACCCCACCCCCCGGACGCGCCACCTACACCTTCCCGGTCCAGGACCCCCCGGGCACCCGCTACACCGTCACCCTCCGCGCCCAACTCCCCGACGGCACCTGGGGCGACTTCTCGGCGCCCCGCGTGGTGGTGGTGCGCTGA
- a CDS encoding GDSL-type esterase/lipase family protein: MPSTPHRALRGILALCTAAGLASFGAPTASASSGTGPTAVVTMGDSYISGEAGRWQGNSLTNSGSRNGTDRAWTGSAYDPSRVYGTTAGGCHRSDTAEVKSAGAIASSLINLACSGATTDNVFRASQGGQAYKGEAPQADQLAAVAASHDVELIALSIGGNDLGFADIIATCAKDYIVWYSYCHDDQQAEVDAKIDGVMADVGRSVDEIRAVMTGAGYSSSDYRIVLQSYPSPIPRAADNRYGESGWSRTNTGGCPFWNADSDWARDSLVPQLANRLKGVAVAKGVQFMDLRDALQGREVCAKASKQVTSTVPASATTSEWARWIDSQSTQGLVQESMHPNAYGQQAMGRCLGLVHARPTGNHSCKNTAGSGASGMYLTAG, encoded by the coding sequence ATGCCTTCGACCCCCCACCGCGCCCTGCGCGGAATCCTGGCTCTGTGTACCGCCGCCGGGCTCGCCTCCTTCGGGGCTCCCACCGCCTCAGCCTCCTCCGGCACCGGCCCCACCGCCGTCGTCACCATGGGCGACAGCTACATCTCCGGCGAGGCCGGACGCTGGCAGGGCAACAGCCTGACCAACTCCGGCAGCCGCAACGGCACCGACCGGGCCTGGACGGGTAGCGCCTACGACCCGTCCCGGGTGTACGGAACCACCGCGGGCGGCTGTCACCGCTCGGACACCGCCGAGGTGAAGAGCGCCGGCGCGATCGCCTCCTCCCTGATCAACCTCGCCTGCTCCGGGGCGACCACGGACAACGTCTTCCGGGCCTCCCAGGGCGGCCAGGCCTACAAGGGCGAGGCCCCGCAGGCCGACCAGCTCGCGGCCGTGGCCGCCTCGCACGACGTGGAGCTCATCGCGCTCTCCATCGGCGGCAACGACCTGGGCTTCGCCGACATCATCGCCACCTGCGCGAAGGACTACATCGTCTGGTACTCGTACTGCCACGACGACCAGCAGGCCGAGGTCGACGCGAAGATCGACGGCGTGATGGCGGACGTCGGCCGGTCGGTCGACGAGATCCGGGCGGTCATGACGGGCGCGGGGTACTCCTCGTCGGACTACCGGATCGTGCTCCAGTCGTACCCCTCCCCCATCCCGCGCGCCGCCGACAACCGGTACGGCGAGAGCGGCTGGTCCCGTACCAACACCGGCGGCTGCCCCTTCTGGAACGCGGACTCCGACTGGGCGCGGGACTCCCTGGTCCCGCAGCTCGCGAACCGGCTGAAGGGGGTCGCCGTGGCCAAGGGCGTGCAGTTCATGGACCTGCGGGACGCGCTCCAGGGGCGTGAGGTCTGCGCGAAGGCGAGCAAGCAGGTCACGTCGACCGTGCCGGCGTCGGCGACCACGAGCGAGTGGGCGCGCTGGATCGACAGCCAGAGCACGCAGGGGCTCGTCCAGGAGTCGATGCACCCGAACGCGTACGGTCAGCAGGCCATGGGCCGGTGCCTGGGCCTCGTCCACGCCAGGCCGACCGGGAACCACAGCTGCAAGAACACGGCGGGTTCGGGTGCCTCGGGGATGTACCTGACGGCGGGGTGA
- the aceB gene encoding malate synthase A yields MSAPAPSPLAVVDAEPLPRQEEVLTEAALAFVAELHRRFTPRRDELLARRAERRAEIARTSTLDFLPETAAIRADDSWKVAPAPAALNDRRVEITGPTDRKMTINALNSGARVWLADFEDASAPTWENVVLGQVNLIDAYTRNIDFTDPRSGKSYALKPADELATVVMRPRGWHLEERHLTFDGRPVPGALVDFGLYFFHNAQRLIDLGKGPYFYLPKTESHLEARLWNDIFVFAQEYVGIPQGTVRATVLIETITAAYEMEEILYELRDHAAGLNAGRWDYLFSIVKNFRDGGAKFVLPDRNAVTMTAPFMRAYTELLVRTCHKRGAHAIGGMAAFIPSRKDAEVNKVAFEKVKADKDREAGDGFDGSWVAHPDLVPIAMASFDAVLGDKPNQKDRLREDVSVAPGDLIAIDSLDARPTYDGLVSAVQVGIRYIEAWLRGLGAVAIFNLMEDAATAEISRSQIWQWINAGVVFENGKSATPELAREVAAEELAAIRAEIGEEAFAAGKWQQAHDLLLHVSLDADYADFLTLPAYEQLVG; encoded by the coding sequence ATGTCCGCACCAGCGCCGTCCCCCCTGGCCGTCGTCGATGCCGAACCCCTCCCCCGCCAGGAGGAGGTGCTCACCGAGGCCGCCCTGGCCTTCGTCGCCGAACTGCACCGGCGGTTCACCCCGCGCCGGGACGAGCTCCTCGCCCGCCGGGCGGAGCGTCGCGCCGAGATCGCCCGTACGTCCACTCTGGACTTCCTCCCGGAGACCGCGGCGATCCGCGCCGACGACTCCTGGAAGGTCGCACCGGCCCCGGCGGCCCTGAACGACCGCCGTGTCGAGATCACCGGCCCGACCGACCGCAAGATGACGATCAACGCGCTCAACTCCGGCGCCCGCGTCTGGCTCGCCGACTTCGAGGACGCCTCGGCGCCGACCTGGGAGAACGTGGTCCTGGGTCAGGTCAACCTGATCGACGCGTACACCCGGAACATCGACTTCACGGACCCGCGCTCCGGCAAGTCGTACGCCCTCAAGCCCGCCGACGAGCTCGCGACGGTCGTCATGCGCCCGCGCGGCTGGCACCTGGAGGAGCGTCACCTCACCTTCGACGGCCGCCCGGTCCCCGGCGCGCTCGTCGACTTCGGCCTCTACTTCTTCCACAACGCCCAGCGTCTGATCGACCTCGGCAAGGGCCCGTACTTCTACCTCCCGAAGACGGAGTCGCACCTGGAGGCCCGCCTCTGGAACGACATCTTCGTCTTCGCACAGGAGTACGTCGGCATCCCGCAGGGCACCGTCCGCGCCACGGTCCTCATCGAGACCATCACGGCCGCGTACGAGATGGAGGAGATCCTCTACGAGCTCCGCGACCACGCCGCCGGCCTGAACGCCGGCCGCTGGGACTACCTCTTCTCGATCGTCAAGAACTTCCGTGACGGCGGCGCCAAGTTCGTCCTCCCGGACCGCAACGCGGTCACGATGACAGCCCCGTTCATGCGCGCGTACACCGAACTCCTCGTCCGCACCTGCCACAAGCGCGGTGCGCACGCGATCGGCGGCATGGCGGCGTTCATCCCGTCCCGCAAGGACGCCGAGGTCAACAAGGTCGCGTTCGAGAAGGTCAAGGCCGACAAGGACCGCGAGGCCGGCGACGGCTTCGACGGCTCCTGGGTCGCGCACCCGGACCTGGTCCCGATCGCGATGGCCTCCTTCGACGCCGTCCTCGGCGACAAGCCGAACCAGAAGGACCGCCTCCGCGAGGACGTCTCCGTCGCGCCCGGCGACCTGATCGCGATCGACTCGCTCGACGCGCGGCCCACGTACGACGGCCTGGTCAGCGCCGTCCAGGTCGGCATCCGCTACATCGAGGCGTGGCTGCGCGGCCTCGGCGCCGTCGCCATCTTCAACCTGATGGAGGACGCGGCCACCGCCGAGATCTCCCGCTCGCAGATCTGGCAGTGGATCAACGCGGGCGTCGTCTTCGAGAACGGGAAGTCGGCGACTCCGGAGCTGGCCCGCGAGGTCGCCGCCGAGGAGCTCGCCGCGATCCGCGCGGAGATCGGCGAGGAGGCCTTCGCGGCCGGCAAGTGGCAGCAGGCGCACGACCTGCTCCTGCACGTCTCCCTCGACGCGGACTACGCGGACTTCCTGACGCTCCCCGCCTACGAACAGCTGGTCGGCTGA
- a CDS encoding NTP transferase domain-containing protein — protein sequence MTDTEDRTPLVAGLLLAAGGGRRLGGRPKALLPHRGRPLVENAVRVLREGGCGVVHVVLGAAGDVVRERAELAGCVVVENPEWGEGMGSSLRVGLASLAADPRGVDAALVFLVDQPGIGPAAVARVRAACRSRDSLAAASYDGERGHPVLFGAGHWAGIAEGAVGDRGARDYLAAHRDAITPVDCSDVAEPYDIDTEADLAHLE from the coding sequence ATGACTGATACCGAGGATCGAACCCCGCTCGTGGCCGGACTGCTTCTCGCCGCCGGGGGCGGGCGGCGACTGGGCGGACGGCCCAAGGCGCTCCTGCCCCACCGGGGGCGGCCTCTCGTCGAGAACGCGGTGCGCGTCCTGCGCGAGGGCGGGTGCGGGGTGGTGCACGTCGTGCTCGGCGCGGCGGGCGATGTCGTACGGGAGCGGGCCGAGCTGGCCGGGTGCGTGGTCGTGGAGAACCCGGAGTGGGGCGAGGGGATGGGTTCCTCGCTGCGGGTCGGGCTCGCCTCACTGGCCGCGGATCCGCGCGGGGTGGACGCGGCGCTGGTGTTCCTGGTGGATCAGCCGGGGATCGGACCGGCGGCGGTGGCCCGGGTCCGCGCGGCGTGCCGCTCGCGGGACTCGCTGGCGGCGGCCTCGTACGACGGGGAGAGGGGCCATCCGGTGCTGTTCGGCGCCGGCCACTGGGCGGGGATCGCCGAGGGCGCGGTCGGCGACCGGGGCGCGCGGGACTATCTGGCGGCGCACCGGGATGCGATCACGCCGGTGGACTGTTCGGATGTGGCCGAGCCCTATGACATCGACACGGAGGCGGATCTGGCCCACCTGGAGTGA